The segment ACCGCGAATTCAATATTTTTTTACTACTTAGGTTTGCCATGGTTTTTGCTTGGACCATGCAGTTTGTCGTGATAGAATGGGAAGTCTATAGCATTACCAAGGACCCGCTTTCATTAGGGATTATTGGTTTAATGGAAGTAATTCCAGCAGTTTCCATGGCGTTATTTGCTGGTCACGTAGTAGATCAAAAAGAAAAAAAAGGGTTACTTATAAAATGTATTATAGGATTTTCTATAGTTAGTTTGGGGTTGTTTTTAATTACTTGGCCACGTATTATTAGTGGTATGGCAACCAACACTGTCCTGTACTGTGTGTATTTCTTGGTTTTTCTTGGCGGACTTGTTCGTGCTTTTATCGGACCTACTATTTTTTCACTCTTTTCATTATTAATTCCCAAAAAAGTATATCCCAACGCAGCTACTTGGAGCAGTTCTGTTTGGCAAGTAGGAGCTGTTTTAGGCCCTGCACTTGGTGGGTTTGCAATTCATTGGATTGGGGTGCATTGGTCTATGTGTTTTATCTTCGGACTTTCCTTGTTGGCATTAATCAGTTTATCTCAAATTCCGAAGAAACCAGTATTAAACCCAAATATTGGGGAACCCGTGATGAAAAGTTTAAAAGGAGGACTAAAATTTGTATTCAACAATAAAGTGATTCTTGGAGCATTAACCTTAGATATGATTGCTGTACTATTTGGTGGGGCAGTGGCGTTATTACCCATTTTTGCACAAGATATATTACACGTAGGTTCTGAAGGCTTCGGAATATTGCGAGCAGCGCCTGCAGTAGGAGCTGCTATTATTATGTTTACGTCGGCCTATTTTCCACTTAATAAAAACGCGGGGATGAAACTTCTAGCTGCAATATTTGGTTTTGGCCTCTGTATTATTACATTCGGTCTTTCTACTTGGTTCTGGCTTTCGGTTTTTGCTCTATTTATGAGCGGGGTCACAGATGGAATTTCGATGATTATTCGTCAAACAATTTTACAATTAAAAACACCCGACGCTATGCGTGGTCGCGTAGCATCGGTTAATTCCATGTTTGTGGGGTCTTCTAACGAGTTAGGTGCTTTTGAAAGCGGGTTAACAGCTAAACTAATGGGAACCGTCACCGCTGTCGTGTTTGGAGGTTGTATGACGCTATTCACGGTTGTAGGTACCGGAGCATTACTCCCGAAGTTTAGAAAACTTGATTTGGAAGAAGACTTAAAAGAATACGAAAACGAAGAGGATTAATTATTTAATATCGGCTTCAGAAATACGGAGCGGGTACGCTTGTTGCACCTGCTTGATCTCTTCTTCAGTAAGTTCGCCTTCCTCTTTTTTTAATACAGTTTCTACATACGCTTCGCGCAATTCGAGATAAGCTGCCGTTAATTCATTTTGTACTGTTATAAAAGCTTTATAAGGTGTTTTTGGATGCGTTTTTATTGAAATAGATGCTTTTTTGGGTTATCGGAAGCAGAAGCAATTTTATTCCCTTGGCAGTAGGTACATGTAGCATCACCATTATTATCTATAAAATTGGTAAGTACATTTTTCAAATCTTTATAGGAAGTAATGGTTTCGTTCACAAATAATTCACCAGCTTTATTTATGTTGATACTTAAGAGATTTCGCTCGTTTATTTCAGTATCACATTTTTGTCCTGGTGGGCAGGGTTCAGGTATTTTTCGTAAAATTCCTTTATCATTAGGAATTGTTGTGGAAACTAAAAAGAAAATCAATAATAGGAAAGCAATATCGGCCATGCTTCCTGCATTGACCTCGGGCATTTTATTTGAGTGTCTCATAACTGATGGATTTAATGTGTTAGTTACAAGAAAACTTCAAAAAAAGTGCCAGAGTCTTTTTTTAAGTCTTTAAATCTATTTTTTTAAGCAGTACAGCTTACTCATTTAGAAGACTTTGCTTAATCTCTTCTTTATTCCACCTAATAATATTTATAGCAAGAAATGTGTTAGCAAGCACCACCATCGCTAAAATAAGTAGTTCCGAAATATTAGAAGCTTCATAGAATATAGATCCTACAAAATGATATACATTAAATATACCAATTACAAGTGCCCAACAGAAAGAAGTCCAACGAAACCACGATTTTTTCACTTCCAACGTAAGTAAAAAGAAAAGTAAAGCTAATCCTTCCAATCCTAAGCGCCATAGGTGATGATTTAGTGGTACGTCGCCTGTAGCACCTTCAATCATTACAGATTCGTTATAATATACACCAAATAGACCGTAAATGTGGTGAACGATAAATCCGATTGCCAAGAAAAGCCATAACACAGCTGTTTTTGTTCTCATAAATTTTAATTTGTTTGTTGTTTTTGTTGAAGGGGTAAGCGATTGTTTAAAATCCTTTTTACGCCCTTGTAATAAAGTTGTATGTTCAGTATTGGTGACAGGGCGTTTCAGTTTTAAAACGATCCACAATGAAACGATACTCATTATAAGCCAAAATAGATCTACACAGAAAATTTCATATTGGCCTTCAGCAAATGTTTTCCAGATCCAATTTCCAGAGGTAAGACCGTTCACAATTGGGATTAAGAACCCTAAAATACTTCCAGACAATAAGGTGTACTTATTGGTTTTATAATTATCGCGCATAAAGCGAAATGCAGCAGCAACAGCAATCCAACCTAAAAAGTAAACAGCGTATAAAATAGATTCTCGGGAAGAATCCATCGATCTCGGAAGTACCTTTGCAATAATAAAAGAGAAAGCGGTAATAGGGTACATGGTTAGGCAAATAGCCAAGTAAACATGTCCTACTTTTCTATTAAATAGCTTTTGTTCAATAGGCACATTCTTTTTGTGTCGAGCTTCCAGCCAAATTAATACCCCTGAAATAATTACAAAACAGGTTATCAAAGCCAAAACGAAATAAATAAACTTTAATGGCAAGCCGCCAAAATCTCCAAAATGAAGCCTGCGTACTGTTAATTCAACATCTTCTAAGTAATCGTTGTCATGTGGATTTTTCTCTGAAATTAGTTCTCCAGAAGCTACATCATAAACGGTACGCCCGTTTCCTAAAAACTTATCATCAGGATCTAGTAAACCATCCACTTGAAATTTCATGTTAGTGGCACCATAATTTCGAATATACACTTGAGCAGGTGTGAAGTTTTCCCACTTGCTAAGCGTTTTATCCATAAAAACGTTTAAGTCTGGAATGTTAGTAAACTCCTCTTTTTCTAGCTCGTAAGTCTTCGCCATAGGGCGGAGTTCTGCAATTGTTTTGTCTTGGTCATTATCGTAAATGAAATTGGCGGGCAGTAACACCAATGCTGAAAGACATAAAAAGCAACTGGTAACAGCAAATACAAATTGAAAGGGAAGACCAATCATACCTAAAACAGTGTGTGCGTCGGTCCAAATGGTTTTCAATTTCTTTTTGGGCCTAAAGGTGTAAAAATTCTGAATAATCTTTTTCCAATGGACAATAACTCCGGTAACAATGGCAAATAAAAAGAATAGGGCGATAAAACCAGAAATATAAATACCAATGACTGGTACTTGACTAAAAAAGTGAAGTCTATAAATTAATTCTCCAATACTATAAAAATCATAATATTCTGAATGACTGTAGTCTACAGCATCTAAAAAGAAGTAATACTTTTTGTTGTCATCGTTGACAATTGTGGTGTCTTGCGACTTACTCAACAATACATACAATTTCTGTTTTGCATCTGGAGCAATCATTCTCACATCTCTTCCATAGAGATTAAAACCTTGCGCTTTAATACTATCAACTACTCGATTATAATCAATTTTTTGAGCTTGTTCTATGTTTACAGAATCACCTTTTTCCCAAGCGGTGATTTCATCTTTTATCAATGCAAAAGCACCGGCAAAGAATATTATATACAAAGCAACACTAATAACAATACCGCTGACAGTATGAGTATGAAAAAAGATGTTGTAATTACGTTTGCTCATGAAAGTTAATTAATTGGATTGTACATTTTTCCGAAGTAAATAGCAATACTCAATAGGATACTTATACTTAAATAGATCGCCCATAATTTCCATCCATTTTTGGCCAAAAAGGATAAAATTATAATGGTAACCCACATTATATAAAGTGTAAAAACCGAAGTGATTAAAACAATTTCAGGCCTGGGTAACCAATAAGCCAATGCTATATGAAACAAAGCTGAAATGATATATCCTCCCAAAATACCTGCCGAAATTTTAGCAAATCGTTGCCAGGAAGACGTTGTTAAGTATTTTTTATTAGCTGGCATAGGCGAGATATATTTCAAAAATAAAAGAAACGATAAAAATGACGCTCATTTGTTTATAATTAATAACCTGTAGTGGTACTAAAATAACCACAAGGCTCGCTACAATAGATAGTATAATAAATTCTGAAATAATTCCTGAAGCAATACCCCAAACTAATGAAAGAGCTACAAAAGCAGCTATCAGTAAAATAAGTGCGGTGACTTTAAAAACTTGCTTGTTACTTA is part of the Marixanthomonas ophiurae genome and harbors:
- a CDS encoding MFS transporter codes for the protein MAKNDPYAALRYREFNIFLLLRFAMVFAWTMQFVVIEWEVYSITKDPLSLGIIGLMEVIPAVSMALFAGHVVDQKEKKGLLIKCIIGFSIVSLGLFLITWPRIISGMATNTVLYCVYFLVFLGGLVRAFIGPTIFSLFSLLIPKKVYPNAATWSSSVWQVGAVLGPALGGFAIHWIGVHWSMCFIFGLSLLALISLSQIPKKPVLNPNIGEPVMKSLKGGLKFVFNNKVILGALTLDMIAVLFGGAVALLPIFAQDILHVGSEGFGILRAAPAVGAAIIMFTSAYFPLNKNAGMKLLAAIFGFGLCIITFGLSTWFWLSVFALFMSGVTDGISMIIRQTILQLKTPDAMRGRVASVNSMFVGSSNELGAFESGLTAKLMGTVTAVVFGGCMTLFTVVGTGALLPKFRKLDLEEDLKEYENEED
- a CDS encoding ExbD/TolR family protein — translated: MRHSNKMPEVNAGSMADIAFLLLIFFLVSTTIPNDKGILRKIPEPCPPGQKCDTEINERNLLSININKAGELFVNETITSYKDLKNVLTNFIDNNGDATCTYCQGNKIASASDNPKKHLFQ
- a CDS encoding PepSY-associated TM helix domain-containing protein, which translates into the protein MSKRNYNIFFHTHTVSGIVISVALYIIFFAGAFALIKDEITAWEKGDSVNIEQAQKIDYNRVVDSIKAQGFNLYGRDVRMIAPDAKQKLYVLLSKSQDTTIVNDDNKKYYFFLDAVDYSHSEYYDFYSIGELIYRLHFFSQVPVIGIYISGFIALFFLFAIVTGVIVHWKKIIQNFYTFRPKKKLKTIWTDAHTVLGMIGLPFQFVFAVTSCFLCLSALVLLPANFIYDNDQDKTIAELRPMAKTYELEKEEFTNIPDLNVFMDKTLSKWENFTPAQVYIRNYGATNMKFQVDGLLDPDDKFLGNGRTVYDVASGELISEKNPHDNDYLEDVELTVRRLHFGDFGGLPLKFIYFVLALITCFVIISGVLIWLEARHKKNVPIEQKLFNRKVGHVYLAICLTMYPITAFSFIIAKVLPRSMDSSRESILYAVYFLGWIAVAAAFRFMRDNYKTNKYTLLSGSILGFLIPIVNGLTSGNWIWKTFAEGQYEIFCVDLFWLIMSIVSLWIVLKLKRPVTNTEHTTLLQGRKKDFKQSLTPSTKTTNKLKFMRTKTAVLWLFLAIGFIVHHIYGLFGVYYNESVMIEGATGDVPLNHHLWRLGLEGLALLFFLLTLEVKKSWFRWTSFCWALVIGIFNVYHFVGSIFYEASNISELLILAMVVLANTFLAINIIRWNKEEIKQSLLNE